The Campylobacter sp. RM16189 nucleotide sequence GTTCTTCTTCTTGTTCCTTGGCTCCTACCTCAGATATCAGCTGCTTTAGTTTCTTGCTACGGCGTTTTTCTAGCCATTCGGTGCGTTTTTGTTTGAGATTTGTTAGGGCTTCTTCTAATTCCTCTAGGCTTAGATCACTTATTGTCTTTTCCCTTTGAAATTTAGGGCTTCTACTTATTTTTTCGTCGTCCGTAAGGGTTTCCTCAAAAAGCGTATCGATATGCTCGAATCCTCTACCTTTTATATTTAGATCCGCTCCATCACTGCCTCTTTGCCCTCTTTTTCCTCTATTTGGATTGATGATTTTTATGTATTTATTTTTTTTGGTTTGTATTATTTTATACTCTACTTCCTGTTCCTTTAGAAAAGCATATAGCTCATCTAGGCTTTGGATGTCCTTTAGTGCTTCTTGGTAGGCTTTGCGGGTTAGGGCTATCTTTTTTTGCATGGTGTTTTGCTTGCGATCTCGGCTATAATCTTTTGGGTTTTCAAAACCGTATTTCTTGTTGATGTACTGCTGGATGATGTCATTTCCTCCTATATTCCCCGTCCAGAGTAGGCTGATCTGCGAATCATCAAGATAGTTTCGTTTTGAGATTCCGATGTGAATGTGTTCATATCGATATTCATCGCGCTCTCCGATGATTTTTCCATCTTTTAGTATAGTTCGCTGTTTTTCATCGTTTTTGAAACGCTTTGGAGCATGAACTTCGGCAAAGGCTGTGATTTCATCGGGGGTGTGTCCTGAGGTATTGGTATCTATGATTATTTTGGCTATCTCTTGGAGGGTTTGATATTTCTTGTTTGGATCACTATTTAGCCTCATCATATCTTCTCTTGAAAAAGATACGGTTATAGAGAGGTAGTTTTTTTTCCAGCCCTTACGTTTTCGAAACTCATCATCATTTATGAGCCTTTCCTCTTTCTGGAACTCGTATATGTCGCCAATAAGGGGTATTACCTTATCCTTATCGTCTCTAGTTTCCTTATAGCCAGCTTTCTCTCCGCCGATCATATAGTCAGCCATGCCGATATCTCTTTGTACGTATCGTAATATCATATCTGCTCCCTATCTAAAACCATACTCAAATCCTATCCGTGTCTCGTCTATTTTCTATGTTTGCGAACATTGAAAGCATCAAGTGTTTTTTGTGTCATATAGGCTATGATTTTTAGGCTGTCTTTAATAGTGAAAATCTCTTGGTGTGGTACATCATCTTTTATGCGGCGGTAGTTGATATAGCGCGCTATCTGGTTTATGTTATTACCGATTTGCCTTAACTGGAAATTTAATTCCCTAATCTCTTTCTTGTCGACATAGATGACATCGCCCTCGGCTATGAGGCTGCGAGTATAGTCGGCTACGTTCATGTTCGCTATGTTCGCCTTTAGCAAAAGCGATTGATATTCGCTATCTGAAAGCCTTACATGAAGCACCTTACTTTTCCTATTATCTTTATTTATATTTTCCATTATAAAACCTCTCTCATTTCCACTCTAAAATCAATACTAAAGACCATTGTTTTGCTTATATTAAAGCATTGTTAAAAGTCATACCTAAGGACATTTCTATTTATATATAGTAAGCACTATTTAAAATCGTATTAAAAGACAATTAGTTTTTCATACTGAAATCACAATAGATGTCATATATCAAAACGCTATTAAGTTTGATAGTAAGGCTAGTAAATGCTTCTATTAAAAGCAACATTAAAAACCTTATCAAAAACTACTTCTAAGACTAATTATAGTCCGCTTGAAAAACACCATCACTCGCCGCTAGGGGAGCGATATTAAAACATATTGAAAATCTATCCATTTTCCATATAGAAATCATAGTAGATTTCATATATCTAAGCGCATATAAAATACTTGTTAAAGAACGCATAACTGCTAAGTTATGGTTAGCCTAAAAATCATATAGATTTTTCGCTATAAAAACATATAGAAAAACATACCTATATCCTATGCAATTGACACATTGGGTTTCTAAGGGGACACCCTTAGGCGCGCTTACAAATGTTTCGCACGTAGTGTGATACATTTGCTTGGCGTGCCTTACCATAGAAAATAGGCTATTTTTTCGATAATTTGGATCGTAGCATGAAAATAAAAATAAGTCAACTAATTTGGGTTGACTTCGTTTGAGAATCATGATAGGATCGTTTTCAGTTTTTGGGAAAAAATAAATGAGTTTATTTTTGATAAAAAATTAGTAAGAATTTTGCTTTTGACTATAATTAATATTGTATAAAAAAATAAGGAGGATTAAATGGCAAAAAAACAAGCTATAAAAAAGCTCCCGGCATACAAAAAAATAACGGAGGATGATCTTAAAATTCTTTACGCTATAAAAAAGCAGATGCTAAGGGATCGAGAAGAAAATATTTCGCCTCAACAAAAGATGCTAATTCAGGTAAGCGATTTCATCATAGATTCGAATAAGGATAAACTAACCGCTACGATGATCTCAAAAGCTCTCAGAGAGATAGGAGTTTCAATC carries:
- the mobC gene encoding plasmid mobilization relaxosome protein MobC: MENINKDNRKSKVLHVRLSDSEYQSLLLKANIANMNVADYTRSLIAEGDVIYVDKKEIRELNFQLRQIGNNINQIARYINYRRIKDDVPHQEIFTIKDSLKIIAYMTQKTLDAFNVRKHRK